One part of the Arabidopsis thaliana chromosome 1 sequence genome encodes these proteins:
- a CDS encoding S-adenosyl-L-methionine-dependent methyltransferases superfamily protein (S-adenosyl-L-methionine-dependent methyltransferases superfamily protein; CONTAINS InterPro DOMAIN/s: Protein of unknown function DUF248, methyltransferase putative (InterPro:IPR004159); BEST Arabidopsis thaliana protein match is: S-adenosyl-L-methionine-dependent methyltransferases superfamily protein (TAIR:AT4G10440.1); Has 1106 Blast hits to 1098 proteins in 101 species: Archae - 5; Bacteria - 135; Metazoa - 1; Fungi - 2; Plants - 950; Viruses - 0; Other Eukaryotes - 13 (source: NCBI BLink).) codes for MAKENSSHSLAEAKRKRLTWILCVSGLCILSYVLGSWQTNTVPTSSSEAYSRMGCDETSTTTRAQTTQTQTNPSSDDTSSSLSSSEPVELDFESHHKLELKITNQTVKYFEPCDMSLSEYTPCEDRERGRRFDRNMMKYRERHCPSKDELLYCLIPPPPNYKIPFKWPQSRDYAWYDNIPHKELSIEKAIQNWIQVEGERFRFPGGGTMFPRGADAYIDDIARLIPLTDGAIRTAIDTGCGVASFGAYLLKRDIVAMSFAPRDTHEAQVQFALERGVPAIIGIMGSRRLPYPARAFDLAHCSRCLIPWFQNDGLYLTEVDRVLRPGGYWILSGPPINWKKYWKGWERSQEDLKQEQDSIEDAARSLCWKKVTEKGDLSIWQKPINHVECNKLKRVHKTPPLCSKSDLPDFAWYKDLESCVTPLPEANSSDEFAGGALEDWPNRAFAVPPRIIGGTIPDINAEKFREDNEVWKERISYYKQIMPELSRGRFRNIMDMNAYLGGFAAAMMKYPSWVMNVVPVDAEKQTLGVIFERGFIGTYQDWCEGFSTYPRTYDLIHAGGLFSIYENRCDVTLILLEMDRILRPEGTVVFRDTVEMLTKIQSITNGMRWKSRILDHERGPFNPEKILLAVKSYWTGPSS; via the exons ATGGCGAAAGAGAACAGTAGTCATAGCCTTGCAGaagcaaagagaaagagactcACTTGGATTCTTTGTGTAAGTGGACTTTGCATATTGTCTTATGTTCTTGGATCTTGGCAAACCAACACTGTCCCAACTTCTTCCTCTGAGGCTTACTCAAGAATGGGATGTGATGAAACATCAACAACCACTCGGGCTCAGACTACTCAGACTCAAACAAATCCTTCTTCTGACGatacttcttcctctttgtctTCCTCAGAACCAGTTGAGTTAGATTTCGAAAGCCATCACAAACTCGAGCTGAAGATTACGAATCAAACCGTAAAGTACTTTGAGCCATGTGACATGTCTTTGAGTGAGTACACTCCATGTGAAGAtcgagagagaggaagaagatttgataGGAACATGATGAAGTACAGAGAGAGACATTGTCCTTCTAAAGATGAGCTTCTTTATTGTCTGATTCCTCCTCCACCAAACTACAAGATTCCATTCAAGTGGCCTCAAAGTAGAGATTATGCTTGGTACGACAACATTCCACACAAGGAGCTTAGTATTGAGAAAGCTATCCAGAACTGGATTCAAGTAGAAGGGGAAAGATTCAGGTTCCCTGGTGGTGGCACAATGTTTCCACGTGGAGCTGATGCTTACATTGATGATATTGCTAGACTCATTCCTCTTACTGATGGAGCCATTAGAACAGCTATTGATACAGGATGTGGT GTGGCGAGTTTTGGTGCATACTTGTTGAAGAGGGATATTGTGGCTATGTCATTTGCTCCAAGGGACACTCATGAAGCTCAAGTTCAATTTGCGTTGGAACGTGGAGTTCCTGCGATTATCGGGATTATGGGATCAAGAAGGCTTCCTTATCCAGCTAGAGCTTTTGATCTTGCTCACTGTTCTCGTTGTTTGATTCCTTGGTTTCAAAATG ATGGTTTGTACTTGACCGAAGTGGACCGGGTTTTAAGACCGGGCGGTTATTGGATCCTTTCGGGTCCACCGATCAACTGGAAGAAATACTGGAAAGGCTGGGAAAGATCACAAGAGGATTTGAAGCAAGAGCAAGATTCTATAGAAGATGCAGCAAGAAGTCTTTGTTGGAAGAAAGTTACAGAAAAGGGTGATTTATCAATTTGGCAAAAGCCTATCAATCACGTTGAGTGTAACAAACTCAAACGAGTTCACAAAACTCCTCCTCTATGCAGTAAATCAGATTTACCCGATTTTGCTTG GTACAAAGATTTGGAATCTTGTGTAACACCATTACCAGAAGCAAACAGTTCAGACGAATTCGCAGGCGGTGCATTGGAGGATTGGCCAAACCGAGCTTTTGCGGTGCCACCTAGGATAATCGGGGGAACCATTCCGGACATTAATGCTGAGAAATTCAGAGAAGACAATGAAGTGTGGAAGGAGAGAATATCATATTACAAACAGATAATGCCAGAGCTTTCAAGAGGAAGATTTAGGAACATAATGGACATGAATGCATACTTGGGAGGATTTGCTGCGGCAATGATGAAATATCCATCTTGGGTTATGAATGTGGTTCCTGTGGATGCTGAGAAGCAAACGTTAGGGGTTATCTTTGAACGAGGATTTATAGGGACTTATCAAGATTGGTGTGAAGGATTCTCTACGTATCCGAGAACTTATGATTTGATTCATGCTGGTGGATTGTTCAGCATTTATGAGAACAG GTGTGATGTTACATTAATACTACTTGAGATGGATAGAATTTTGAGACCAGAAGGAACCGTGGTGTTTAGAGACACTGTGGAAATGTTGACGAAGATACAAAGCATAACCAATGGAATGAGGTGGAAGAGTCGGATTTTGGATCATGAGAGAGGTCCTTTTAATCCTGAGAAGATCCTTCTCGCTGTAAAATCCTATTGGACCGGTCCTTCTTCTTAG